In Castor canadensis chromosome 11, mCasCan1.hap1v2, whole genome shotgun sequence, a single genomic region encodes these proteins:
- the LOC109703285 gene encoding angiotensin-converting enzyme-like protein Ace3 isoform X1, whose product METTWNYVTNITKPNQEKMLQKEVERTQFMTYFGTRARLFKITQFQDPAVKRMLSKLQDIDKAALPKDELQEYNKLLAYMETTYSMGQVCLDEGPCMTLEPDLEEIMATSRDRKELLWAWQGWRDAVGRQLRPIFGRYVQLSNKAARLNGYKDMGALWRSKYESDTLEQDLEQLYQELQPLYLNLHAYVRRALYRYYGSEVINTRGPIPAHLLGNMWAQSWVNILDLVLPYPQTPPEDVTKIMKGQHWKPEKMFAEADMFFTSLGLLAAPPDFWKKSMLERPTDGREVECHASAWDFYKGNDFRIKKCTEVTIEDLLSIFHQMGHIQYFLQYQNLSILFRTGANPAFEEAVGSMITLSASSHKHLLNRGLLSLQHQNSEEEVNFLMGIALEKIALIPFSYLVDLYRWKVFDGTIQKNIYNQEWWKLRLTYQGLCPPTPRSEEDFDPGSKFHVSASVPYIRYFISLVLQFQFHEALCKASGHVGPLHRCNIYNSKMAGKILGDVLKVGSSRPWPEVLKELTGKSKVSSEAFMNYFKPLLNWLVTENVQHGEILGWPDYSCSFEGRGANKVVFLGMEVDLKGFKPALWILLVLGLLLLLIVLLLACRLYYLEKQSVAVKKVPKTTQATRRQWFLVGLCFIMMPCVISLIIWSLIQHKKSSRLRDEWWSWD is encoded by the exons ATGGAGACCACTTGGAACTATGTCACCAACATCACCAAGCCAAATCAGGAGAAAATG CTGCAGAAGGAGGTGGAGAGGACCCAGTTCATGACATACTTTGGCACCCGGGCCCGCCTGTTTAAGATCACCCAATTCCAGGACCCGGCTGTGAAGCGCATGCTGAGTAAGCTGCAGGACATAGACAAGGCGGCCTTGCCCAAGGACGAACTCCAGGAG TACAACAAGCTTCTGGCCTACATGGAGACGACGTACAGTATGGGCCAGGTGTGTCTGGATGAAGGGCCTTGCATGACCCTGGAGCCTG ACCTTGAAGAGATCATGGCCACCTCCAGGGACCGGAAGGAGCTGCTGTGGGCCTGGCAGGGCTGGCGAGATGCTGTAGGTCGCCAGCTGCGCCCCATTTTCGGGCGCTATGTGCAGCTCAGCAACAAGGCTGCGCGGCTCAATG GCTACAAAGACATGGGGGCTTTGTGGCGCTCCAAGTATGAGTCTGACACCTTGGAGCAAGACTTGGAGCAGCTCTACCAGGAGCTACAACCACTCTACCTGAACCTGCATGCCTATGTGCGCCGTGCCTTGTACCGCTACTATGGGTCAGAGGTCATCAACACACGGGGACCCATCCCTGCCCACCTCCTGG GAAACATGTGGGCTCAGTCCTGGGTCAACATCCTAGACCTGGTCCTGCCCTATCCTCAGACGCCTCCAGAGGATGTCACGAAGATCATGAAAGGCCAG CACTGGAAGCCTGAGAAAATGTTTGCAGAAGCAGACATGTTCTTTACCTCCTTGGGGCTGCTAGCTGCCCCACCTGATTTCTGGAAAAAATCTATGCTGGAGAGGCCAACTGATGGGCGGGAAGTGGAATGCCATGCCTCTGCCTGGGACTTCTACAAGGGCAATGATTTCAG GATAAAGAAGTGCACCGAGGTGACCATAGAAGACCTGCTCTCCATCTTCCACCAGATGGGCCATATCCAGTACTTCCTGCAGTACCAGAACCTCTCTATACTCTTCCGCACAGGCGCCAACCCAGCCTTTGAAGAGGCCGTGGGGTCGATGATCACCCTCTCGGCCTCCTCCCATAAGCACCTGCTCAACAGAGGCCTGCTCAGCCTCCAGCACCAGAATTCAG AGGAGGAGGTCAACTTCCTGATGGGCATTGCCCTGGAGAAGATTGCCCTCATCCCCTTCAGCTACCTGGTGGACTTATATCGCTGGAAGGTCTTCGATGGCACCATCCAGAAGAACATCTACAACCAGGAGTGGTGGAAGCTCAG GTTGACGTACCAGGGCCTGTGCCCCCCCACTCCACGGTCAGAAGAAGACTTTGACCCAGGTTCCAAGTTCCATGTTTCTGCCAGTGTGCCCTACATACG GTACTTCATCAGCCTAGTGCTCCAGTTCCAGTTCCACGAAGCGCTGTGCAAGGCCTCAGGCCATGTGGGCCCCCTGCACCGGTGTAACATCTATAACTCCAAGATGGCTGGGAAGATCCTGGG GGATGTCCTGAAGGTAGGCTCCAGCAGGCCCTGGCCAGAGGTCCTAAAGGAGctgactgggaagtccaaggtgTCTTCAGAGGCCTTCATGAACTACTTCAAGCCACTGTTGAACTGGCTGGTGACTGAGAACGTGCAGCATGGGGAAATCCTGGGCTGGCCAGACTACAGCTGTTCTTTTGAAG gaagaggtgcaaacaaagtgGTCTTCCTGGGTATGGAAGTGGACCTTAAGGGGTTCAAGCCTGCACTATGGATACTGCTGGTCCTGGGCCTTTTATTGCTTCTGATAGTACTGTTGCTAGCCTGCAGGCTGTACTACCTGGAAAAACAGTCAGTGGCAGTCAAAAAGGTGCCCAAAACCACCCAGGCTACCCGAAGACAGTGGTTTCTGGTGGGTCTGTGTTTCATCATGATGCCATGTGTCATCAGTCTGATCATTTGGAGCCTCATACAGCACAAGAAGTCTTCACGGCTCAGAGATGAATGGTGGAGCTGGGACTAG
- the LOC109703285 gene encoding angiotensin-converting enzyme-like protein Ace3 isoform X2 yields METTWNYVTNITKPNQEKMLQKEVERTQFMTYFGTRARLFKITQFQDPAVKRMLSKLQDIDKAALPKDELQEYNKLLAYMETTYSMGQVCLDEGPCMTLEPDLEEIMATSRDRKELLWAWQGWRDAVGRQLRPIFGRYVQLSNKAARLNGYKDMGALWRSKYESDTLEQDLEQLYQELQPLYLNLHAYVRRALYRYYGSEVINTRGPIPAHLLGNMWAQSWVNILDLVLPYPQTPPEDVTKIMKGQHWKPEKMFAEADMFFTSLGLLAAPPDFWKKSMLERPTDGREVECHASAWDFYKGNDFRIKKCTEVTIEDLLSIFHQMGHIQYFLQYQNLSILFRTGANPAFEEAVGSMITLSASSHKHLLNRGLLSLQHQNSEEEVNFLMGIALEKIALIPFSYLVDLYRWKVFDGTIQKNIYNQEWWKLRLTYQGLCPPTPRSEEDFDPGSKFHVSASVPYIRYFISLVLQFQFHEALCKASGHVGPLHRCNIYNSKMAGKILGDVLKVGSSRPWPEVLKELTGKSKVSSEAFMNYFKPLLNWLVTENVQHGEILGWPDYSCSFEDHLEPHTAQEVFTAQR; encoded by the exons ATGGAGACCACTTGGAACTATGTCACCAACATCACCAAGCCAAATCAGGAGAAAATG CTGCAGAAGGAGGTGGAGAGGACCCAGTTCATGACATACTTTGGCACCCGGGCCCGCCTGTTTAAGATCACCCAATTCCAGGACCCGGCTGTGAAGCGCATGCTGAGTAAGCTGCAGGACATAGACAAGGCGGCCTTGCCCAAGGACGAACTCCAGGAG TACAACAAGCTTCTGGCCTACATGGAGACGACGTACAGTATGGGCCAGGTGTGTCTGGATGAAGGGCCTTGCATGACCCTGGAGCCTG ACCTTGAAGAGATCATGGCCACCTCCAGGGACCGGAAGGAGCTGCTGTGGGCCTGGCAGGGCTGGCGAGATGCTGTAGGTCGCCAGCTGCGCCCCATTTTCGGGCGCTATGTGCAGCTCAGCAACAAGGCTGCGCGGCTCAATG GCTACAAAGACATGGGGGCTTTGTGGCGCTCCAAGTATGAGTCTGACACCTTGGAGCAAGACTTGGAGCAGCTCTACCAGGAGCTACAACCACTCTACCTGAACCTGCATGCCTATGTGCGCCGTGCCTTGTACCGCTACTATGGGTCAGAGGTCATCAACACACGGGGACCCATCCCTGCCCACCTCCTGG GAAACATGTGGGCTCAGTCCTGGGTCAACATCCTAGACCTGGTCCTGCCCTATCCTCAGACGCCTCCAGAGGATGTCACGAAGATCATGAAAGGCCAG CACTGGAAGCCTGAGAAAATGTTTGCAGAAGCAGACATGTTCTTTACCTCCTTGGGGCTGCTAGCTGCCCCACCTGATTTCTGGAAAAAATCTATGCTGGAGAGGCCAACTGATGGGCGGGAAGTGGAATGCCATGCCTCTGCCTGGGACTTCTACAAGGGCAATGATTTCAG GATAAAGAAGTGCACCGAGGTGACCATAGAAGACCTGCTCTCCATCTTCCACCAGATGGGCCATATCCAGTACTTCCTGCAGTACCAGAACCTCTCTATACTCTTCCGCACAGGCGCCAACCCAGCCTTTGAAGAGGCCGTGGGGTCGATGATCACCCTCTCGGCCTCCTCCCATAAGCACCTGCTCAACAGAGGCCTGCTCAGCCTCCAGCACCAGAATTCAG AGGAGGAGGTCAACTTCCTGATGGGCATTGCCCTGGAGAAGATTGCCCTCATCCCCTTCAGCTACCTGGTGGACTTATATCGCTGGAAGGTCTTCGATGGCACCATCCAGAAGAACATCTACAACCAGGAGTGGTGGAAGCTCAG GTTGACGTACCAGGGCCTGTGCCCCCCCACTCCACGGTCAGAAGAAGACTTTGACCCAGGTTCCAAGTTCCATGTTTCTGCCAGTGTGCCCTACATACG GTACTTCATCAGCCTAGTGCTCCAGTTCCAGTTCCACGAAGCGCTGTGCAAGGCCTCAGGCCATGTGGGCCCCCTGCACCGGTGTAACATCTATAACTCCAAGATGGCTGGGAAGATCCTGGG GGATGTCCTGAAGGTAGGCTCCAGCAGGCCCTGGCCAGAGGTCCTAAAGGAGctgactgggaagtccaaggtgTCTTCAGAGGCCTTCATGAACTACTTCAAGCCACTGTTGAACTGGCTGGTGACTGAGAACGTGCAGCATGGGGAAATCCTGGGCTGGCCAGACTACAGCTGTTCTTTTGAA GATCATTTGGAGCCTCATACAGCACAAGAAGTCTTCACGGCTCAGAGATGA